The Paralichthys olivaceus isolate ysfri-2021 chromosome 9, ASM2471397v2, whole genome shotgun sequence genome contains a region encoding:
- the pabir2 gene encoding protein FAM122B isoform X3 — protein sequence MVPSSPIRVPSTRLHQIKQEEGVDVMNRETAHEREVQAAMQMSQSWEESLSLSDNDLEKSVSSSPKRIDFVPVSPAPSPTRGIGKKQCFSPSLQILVSSNGLTPSPIPSPTRRFSRRSQSPINCIRASILGPIKRKGEMETESQPKRLFQGTTTMLSSDISNLSDLGSCHSPDLLDVSLSSVSSSTDSPGKMEGVSPSSSSNSPFASLQDLSPK from the exons A GAGGAGGGTGTAGATGTGATGAACAGAGAAACTGCTCATGAGCG GGAAGTTCAAGCTGCCATGCAGATGAGCCAGTCCTGGGAAGAAAGCCTTAGTCTG agtGACAATGATTTGGAGAAGTCTGTATCATCGTCTCCAAAGCGCATCGACTTTGTGCCTGTGTCGCCTGCCCCATCCCCAACCAGAGGGATTGGTAAAAAG CAGTGTTTCTCTCCTTCATTACAAATCCTTGTAAGCAGCAATGGCCTAACACCCAGCCCAATACCCAGCCCAACACGGCGCTTCAG CCGACGCAGTCAAAGCCCAATCAACTGCATCAGAGCCAGCATACTGGGGCCAATAAAACGCAAAG GTGAGATGGAGACGGAGAGTCAACCCAAGAGGCTCTTCCAGGGCACCACCACCATGCTGTCATCCGACATCTCCAACCTGTCAGATCTTGGTTCTTG TCACTCCCCAGATTTACTGGATGTCAGTCTCAGCAGCGTCAGCTCCTCCACCGactccccaggcaaaatggaggGGGTGTCGCCCTCTTCGTCCAGCAACTCACCCTTCGCTTCCCTCCAGGATTTGTCGCCAAAATGA